A single genomic interval of Rhizobium leguminosarum bv. trifolii WSM1325 harbors:
- a CDS encoding putative nucleotidyltransferase protein (KEGG: ret:RHE_CH02700 putative nucleotidyltransferase protein), with amino-acid sequence MDDIQKHILAERALTAANRCVVGRYVGAAFAYAAGSIMRGEGTAFSDIDLVVVFPSLERAWRESFTEGGFPVEAFVHDPQTLAHYLHQDADSGYPIMANMVATGRILGSDIDRARAIQTKATEMLAAGPKPLGGPSYDMLRYQVTDLADDLRGARPPEEIAAIAALLYQKLADLILLGRGAWAGRGKWAPRLMRKLDAELAAEFDAAFRPAAAGDGTRFLALADRELALHGGRYFEGFRQDAPLEARRLE; translated from the coding sequence GTGGACGATATCCAGAAGCATATTCTTGCGGAGCGGGCGCTGACCGCTGCCAACCGCTGTGTCGTTGGCCGCTATGTTGGGGCTGCTTTCGCCTACGCGGCGGGTTCCATCATGCGCGGCGAAGGGACCGCCTTTTCGGATATCGATCTGGTCGTCGTGTTCCCGTCCCTCGAAAGAGCATGGCGCGAATCGTTCACTGAAGGCGGTTTCCCGGTCGAGGCCTTCGTCCATGATCCGCAGACGCTGGCGCATTATCTCCATCAGGATGCCGACAGCGGTTATCCCATCATGGCCAACATGGTTGCGACAGGCAGAATCCTGGGATCGGATATCGACCGCGCCCGCGCAATCCAGACAAAGGCGACGGAGATGCTGGCGGCAGGACCCAAGCCTCTCGGCGGTCCAAGCTATGACATGCTGCGCTACCAGGTCACCGATCTGGCCGATGACCTGCGCGGCGCCCGCCCACCCGAAGAGATCGCCGCCATCGCCGCGCTGCTCTACCAGAAGCTCGCCGACCTGATCCTGCTCGGGCGTGGCGCATGGGCCGGCCGCGGGAAGTGGGCGCCGCGCCTGATGCGAAAGCTCGATGCAGAATTGGCAGCGGAATTCGACGCGGCGTTCAGACCGGCGGCAGCGGGCGACGGCACCCGATTTCTGGCTTTGGCCGATCGGGAGCTTGCCCTGCATGGCGGCCGTTATTTCGAGGGGTTCAGACAGGACGCGCCGCTGGAAGCGCGCCGCCTGGAATAA
- a CDS encoding fumarylacetoacetate (FAA) hydrolase (PFAM: fumarylacetoacetate (FAA) hydrolase~KEGG: ret:RHE_CH02701 fumarylpyruvate hydrolase protein~SNP /replace=C) has protein sequence MPHPATVIPRPAPVLLPVEGSDERFPVRRVYCVGRNYADHAIEMGHDPSREPPFFFQKNADNLLPAGKAFPYPSLSNDVHYEVECVLALKSGGANIEAADALDCVYGYAVGIDFTRRDLQGEAKKLGRPWEVGKAFEHSAPISSIVPASRLGQPAEGRIWLEQNGKRVQDGDLNQMIWKVPEIIAELSKLFTLAAGDIIMTGTPAGVGAVARGDRINCGIDGVATLSVEVV, from the coding sequence ATGCCCCATCCCGCCACCGTCATTCCGCGTCCCGCACCGGTTTTGCTGCCGGTCGAAGGCAGTGACGAGCGCTTTCCGGTGCGCCGTGTCTATTGCGTCGGGCGTAATTATGCCGATCACGCAATCGAGATGGGCCATGATCCCAGCCGCGAGCCGCCCTTCTTCTTCCAGAAGAATGCCGACAACCTGCTGCCGGCGGGGAAGGCCTTTCCCTATCCGTCTCTGTCGAACGACGTGCACTACGAGGTCGAGTGCGTGCTGGCGCTGAAATCAGGCGGCGCAAACATCGAGGCCGCGGACGCGCTCGACTGCGTCTACGGCTATGCCGTCGGCATCGATTTCACCCGCCGCGACCTCCAGGGCGAGGCAAAGAAACTTGGTCGTCCCTGGGAGGTCGGCAAGGCCTTCGAACATTCCGCTCCTATCTCGTCAATCGTTCCGGCCAGCCGCCTCGGCCAACCCGCGGAAGGCAGGATCTGGCTGGAACAGAACGGCAAGCGCGTGCAGGACGGCGATCTCAACCAGATGATCTGGAAGGTGCCGGAGATCATCGCCGAACTGTCGAAGCTCTTCACTCTTGCAGCCGGCGATATCATCATGACCGGCACGCCCGCCGGCGTCGGCGCGGTGGCCAGGGGTGATCGCATCAATTGCGGCATCGACGGCGTCGCCACCCTATCGGTCGAGGTCGTCTGA
- a CDS encoding acetyltransferase protein (KEGG: ret:RHE_CH02702 acetyltransferase protein) — translation MPVYALGGSTPKLPAAGLYWIAPDANIIGQIELGENVGIWFGAVLRGDNEKITVGEGTNIQEGVMAHTDMGFPLTIGKDCTIGHHAILHGCTIGDNTLIGMGAIILNGAKIGDNCLVGANALVTEGKQFPDNSLIVGAPARLVRVLDEKAVESIRRSAENYVANWQRFARDLRQIS, via the coding sequence ATGCCCGTCTACGCACTTGGCGGATCGACGCCGAAACTGCCCGCCGCCGGCCTCTATTGGATCGCACCGGACGCCAATATCATCGGCCAGATCGAGCTCGGCGAGAATGTCGGCATCTGGTTCGGCGCCGTGCTGCGCGGCGACAACGAGAAGATCACCGTCGGCGAAGGCACCAACATCCAGGAAGGCGTGATGGCCCATACCGACATGGGCTTCCCGCTGACGATAGGCAAAGACTGCACCATCGGCCATCACGCCATCCTCCACGGCTGCACCATCGGCGACAACACGCTGATCGGCATGGGTGCGATTATCCTGAACGGTGCGAAGATCGGTGACAACTGCCTCGTCGGCGCCAATGCGCTGGTCACCGAGGGCAAGCAATTCCCCGACAACTCCCTGATCGTCGGAGCACCCGCCCGGCTCGTGCGTGTGCTGGACGAGAAGGCTGTCGAGAGCATCCGCCGCTCGGCGGAAAACTACGTGGCGAATTGGCAGCGGTTTGCGCGGGATCTCCGGCAAATCAGTTGA
- a CDS encoding transposase IS116/IS110/IS902 family protein (PFAM: transposase IS116/IS110/IS902 family protein; transposase IS111A/IS1328/IS1533~KEGG: hne:HNE_3446 ISHne3, transposase): MHIQQSFMVGIDVSKAHLDVAVEGKRAVVRFDNNAPGCAALTAAVAGAELVVVEATGGYEMAIVRTLMAAGIAVAVVNPRQVRDFARASGRLAKTDQVDARVTLHFARAMRPAQIPHIDDGRIALAALVTRRRQLIDMAVAEKNRLEHAPEAVAALIGETLAALRAQLARVDAAIALAIEAEPDMAARRNLLLTVPGIGEVSAAVLIAELPELGAIDDKKLAALVGVAPIAHDSGTWRGQRHIAGGRATVRCALYMATLSAIRCNPAIKTFHKRLRDAGKPPKVAIVAAMRKLIIMINTILKRRTPWNQPQQHGC, translated from the coding sequence ATGCATATCCAGCAATCTTTCATGGTCGGTATCGATGTCTCGAAGGCCCATCTCGACGTTGCCGTTGAGGGCAAACGCGCCGTTGTCCGCTTCGACAACAATGCGCCAGGCTGTGCCGCACTCACTGCGGCAGTGGCCGGCGCAGAGCTTGTCGTCGTCGAGGCGACCGGCGGTTACGAGATGGCAATCGTCAGAACGCTTATGGCCGCCGGTATTGCCGTCGCCGTCGTCAATCCCCGCCAGGTGCGCGACTTCGCCAGGGCCAGCGGTCGTTTGGCCAAGACCGATCAGGTCGACGCCCGCGTCACGCTCCACTTCGCCAGAGCGATGCGGCCGGCACAGATCCCCCATATCGACGACGGCCGCATCGCGCTTGCTGCGCTTGTCACCCGCCGTCGCCAACTCATCGACATGGCGGTCGCCGAGAAGAACCGCCTCGAGCATGCGCCTGAGGCCGTCGCAGCGCTGATTGGCGAGACCCTCGCCGCCCTCAGGGCTCAGCTCGCCCGCGTCGATGCCGCCATCGCGCTCGCCATCGAGGCCGAGCCCGACATGGCCGCACGCCGCAATCTGCTGCTGACCGTGCCGGGCATTGGCGAGGTCAGTGCCGCCGTGCTCATCGCCGAACTGCCCGAACTCGGCGCCATCGACGACAAGAAGCTCGCAGCCCTCGTCGGCGTCGCCCCCATCGCTCACGACAGCGGCACATGGCGTGGACAACGCCATATCGCCGGCGGCCGCGCCACCGTCCGATGCGCCCTCTATATGGCTACGCTCTCGGCCATCCGTTGCAACCCGGCCATCAAGACCTTCCACAAAAGGCTGCGCGACGCGGGCAAACCGCCCAAGGTCGCCATCGTCGCCGCCATGCGAAAGCTCATCATCATGATCAACACTATTCTTAAAAGACGAACCCCATGGAACCAGCCCCAACAACACGGTTGCTGA
- a CDS encoding Isoprenylcysteine carboxyl methyltransferase (PFAM: Isoprenylcysteine carboxyl methyltransferase~KEGG: rec:RHECIAT_CH0002840 putative isoprenylcysteine methyltransferase protein), with product MTQRDTRPGHSFAAAPSFGSLAITIAVMFAALFWPAGTLDWPRGWIFLGLYLVLTRVALIWIRRTNPELFAARSRYQKGTKPWDAVVATLTIILFAAIFPVGAFDDGRFHWAPQPDWVVLIGYLLMTSGYLGLTWAQSVNRHFEPTVRIQTDRDHKVIDTGPYAAIRHPGYATALVLSVGMALSLGSLYALVPAGLLIIVLFGRTLGEEAELRKGLEGYEEYMARMRWRWIPGVW from the coding sequence ATGACGCAGCGGGACACTCGGCCCGGTCACTCATTCGCCGCGGCGCCATCTTTCGGATCGCTCGCCATCACCATTGCCGTCATGTTTGCCGCGCTGTTCTGGCCGGCGGGCACGCTCGACTGGCCGCGCGGGTGGATTTTTCTCGGCCTGTACCTTGTGCTGACACGTGTCGCGCTCATCTGGATCCGGCGGACGAATCCGGAGCTGTTTGCGGCGCGCAGCCGATACCAGAAGGGTACCAAACCCTGGGACGCCGTGGTGGCGACGCTGACGATCATTCTCTTTGCCGCCATTTTTCCGGTCGGTGCATTCGACGACGGACGGTTCCACTGGGCGCCGCAGCCCGATTGGGTCGTCCTCATCGGCTATCTCCTGATGACATCAGGTTATCTCGGCCTGACCTGGGCGCAATCGGTCAACCGGCATTTCGAGCCGACTGTGCGCATTCAGACCGACCGTGACCACAAGGTGATCGACACCGGACCCTACGCCGCCATCCGCCATCCCGGATACGCAACCGCCCTCGTGCTCAGCGTCGGCATGGCGCTGTCGCTTGGATCGCTCTACGCGCTGGTTCCCGCCGGCCTGCTCATCATCGTCCTCTTCGGCCGGACGCTGGGGGAGGAGGCAGAATTGCGCAAGGGGCTCGAGGGGTACGAGGAGTATATGGCGCGCATGCGGTGGCGTTGGATTCCGGGCGTGTGGTGA
- a CDS encoding conserved hypothetical protein (KEGG: ret:RHE_CH02704 hypothetical protein) → MIRMIENPAELAGEDITGKYILRRLNYHWFAYGKAAIVTACKGTILQLEREETVYSERWGRRAYTGTGRRYPGGICPISAVACVCDTPDDVNAVIQLDVEAQDEFYQLIAKAEARVQALASSSRNSLFLEAAE, encoded by the coding sequence ATGATTAGAATGATTGAAAACCCTGCCGAACTGGCTGGCGAAGATATCACCGGCAAATATATACTCCGGAGGCTGAACTATCACTGGTTCGCTTACGGCAAGGCGGCTATCGTGACCGCCTGCAAGGGAACGATTCTGCAGCTTGAGCGGGAAGAGACGGTTTATTCCGAGCGTTGGGGACGTCGCGCCTATACGGGCACCGGCAGACGCTATCCCGGCGGTATCTGTCCCATTTCTGCGGTCGCCTGCGTTTGCGATACGCCCGACGACGTCAATGCCGTCATTCAATTGGACGTCGAAGCGCAGGACGAATTCTATCAACTGATCGCCAAGGCGGAAGCCAGGGTTCAGGCACTTGCCTCATCTTCACGAAACAGCCTGTTTCTCGAAGCCGCCGAGTAA
- a CDS encoding conserved hypothetical protein (KEGG: ret:RHE_CH02705 hypothetical protein) produces MVDAINPISATAAPEPAKVGTSTSIDSEPDNAWVAARQSQITADQLAAKRAVEKEAAADLIPHADLIVDDEEHPQKRHRHAASEEGEEAGEQAEQPALSGESDRIGTRNFDDDTPFGERVAII; encoded by the coding sequence ATGGTCGACGCGATCAACCCCATCTCCGCCACCGCCGCGCCCGAACCCGCCAAGGTCGGCACCAGCACCTCGATCGACTCCGAACCAGACAACGCCTGGGTCGCCGCCCGCCAGTCGCAGATCACCGCCGATCAGTTGGCAGCAAAGAGGGCCGTGGAGAAGGAAGCCGCAGCCGATCTCATTCCGCACGCGGATCTGATCGTCGACGACGAGGAGCATCCGCAAAAGCGGCACCGGCATGCGGCATCGGAAGAAGGGGAAGAGGCCGGCGAACAGGCGGAACAGCCGGCCTTGTCAGGCGAAAGCGATCGGATCGGCACCCGCAATTTCGACGACGACACGCCCTTCGGCGAGCGCGTCGCTATCATCTGA
- a CDS encoding protein of unknown function DUF1486 (PFAM: protein of unknown function DUF1486~KEGG: ret:RHE_CH02706 hypothetical protein), producing MTKTELAKIYRGYIACLNRQDWPNLGQFVGDDAVHNGRRLGLSGYVAMLERDFDEIPDLYFKVLMLLCDPPYIACRLGFDCRPKAKFLGLDVNGRRLSFTENVIYEFRGGKIVEVWSAIDKVAIEAQLRGGERPNKME from the coding sequence GTGACGAAAACCGAACTCGCGAAGATATACCGCGGCTACATCGCCTGCCTGAACAGGCAGGACTGGCCCAATCTCGGGCAGTTCGTCGGCGACGATGCAGTTCATAACGGTCGGCGCCTCGGGCTGTCGGGTTACGTCGCCATGCTCGAGCGGGACTTCGATGAGATTCCCGATCTCTATTTCAAGGTGCTGATGCTTCTTTGCGATCCGCCATACATCGCCTGCCGGCTCGGCTTCGATTGCAGGCCGAAGGCAAAATTCCTCGGCCTCGATGTGAACGGCAGGCGCCTTTCCTTCACCGAGAACGTCATCTACGAATTTCGCGGCGGCAAGATCGTCGAGGTCTGGTCGGCCATCGACAAAGTGGCAATCGAAGCCCAGCTTCGGGGTGGGGAGAGGCCCAACAAGATGGAGTGA
- a CDS encoding transglutaminase family protein cysteine peptidase BTLCP (PFAM: transglutaminase family protein cysteine peptidase BTLCP~KEGG: ret:RHE_CH02707 hypothetical protein): MKRLFSLAAFLFILLHFQAVAGSSLPVTRSIGAPVGFAAACAKYKWLCGRMAAQQLNDQAGTALLQKVNRAVNGRIIPAEDRPSSRNKDVWSLPVAGRGDCEDYALQKMKDLIEAGFPSNRLALSVVIGPHDQNHVVLIARTDGGDYVLDNLTSAVRLWRTTGYTFLATQDFQSRTGWRVTLAGPRAGEFS, from the coding sequence ATGAAGCGCCTCTTTTCGCTCGCTGCCTTTTTATTCATTCTTCTGCATTTTCAAGCGGTTGCGGGATCCTCGCTTCCTGTGACGCGAAGCATCGGCGCACCCGTGGGATTCGCCGCAGCCTGCGCCAAGTACAAGTGGCTGTGCGGCAGGATGGCGGCGCAACAGCTGAATGATCAGGCAGGAACAGCGCTACTTCAAAAGGTCAATCGTGCCGTAAATGGACGTATCATTCCCGCGGAAGATCGCCCGTCTTCCCGAAATAAGGATGTTTGGTCTCTGCCGGTTGCCGGCCGTGGGGACTGTGAGGACTACGCTCTCCAGAAGATGAAGGACCTGATCGAAGCTGGTTTTCCATCGAACAGGTTGGCGCTTTCCGTGGTGATTGGACCGCACGATCAAAACCATGTCGTTCTCATTGCCCGGACGGACGGCGGCGATTATGTGCTCGACAATCTGACCAGCGCCGTCAGGCTCTGGCGCACCACGGGCTATACGTTTCTGGCCACTCAGGATTTCCAATCGCGAACGGGCTGGCGCGTGACGCTTGCTGGTCCCCGTGCAGGCGAGTTCTCTTGA
- a CDS encoding conserved hypothetical protein (KEGG: rec:RHECIAT_CH0002843 hypothetical protein) yields the protein MISRAAKFSIAVASLLASSSLATAAPAVVNCKAAVRGTLEYRLCMPTRAIQSDSRFNPNDNDRGSQNIGGGKKTSSTGSVASNGNNGDDGNGDGDGSGDGNGDGNGDGSGSGDNGGKDDHGGKGHSHHGGKDGKDHGHGKDGPGHGGKDHHGGKDRDHHDHDKGGEDHDHGKGGKDGPGKGGNDGNDGPGKGGNDGHGKGGKDGPGKGGNDGPGKGGNDGPGKGGNDGPGKGGNDGPGKGGNDGPGKGGNDGPGKGGNDGPGKGGNDGPGKGGNDGPGKGGNDGPGKGGNDGPGKGGNDGPGKGGNDGPGKGGNDGPGKGGNDGPGKGGNDGPGKGGNDGPGKGGNDGPGKGGNDGPGKGGSESKPD from the coding sequence ATGATCAGCAGAGCAGCGAAATTCAGCATCGCCGTTGCTTCCCTTCTGGCAAGCAGCAGCTTGGCAACGGCAGCGCCGGCAGTCGTTAATTGCAAGGCCGCAGTTCGCGGAACACTCGAATACAGGCTGTGCATGCCGACCAGAGCAATTCAGTCCGATAGCAGGTTCAATCCGAACGATAACGATCGCGGCAGCCAGAACATTGGCGGCGGCAAGAAGACATCCAGCACCGGCTCCGTCGCCAGCAATGGGAATAATGGCGATGATGGTAATGGCGACGGCGACGGCAGCGGCGACGGCAATGGCGACGGCAATGGCGACGGCAGCGGCAGCGGCGACAATGGCGGAAAGGACGATCACGGCGGCAAGGGCCATAGTCATCACGGCGGCAAGGACGGGAAAGATCACGGGCACGGCAAGGACGGTCCGGGCCACGGTGGAAAAGACCATCACGGCGGCAAGGACCGCGATCATCACGACCACGACAAGGGCGGAGAAGATCACGATCACGGCAAAGGTGGCAAAGACGGCCCAGGCAAAGGCGGCAATGACGGCAATGACGGCCCAGGCAAGGGTGGTAACGACGGTCACGGCAAGGGCGGCAAAGACGGCCCCGGCAAGGGCGGCAACGACGGCCCAGGCAAGGGCGGCAACGACGGTCCGGGCAAGGGCGGCAATGACGGTCCCGGCAAGGGCGGCAATGACGGTCCCGGCAAGGGCGGCAATGACGGTCCGGGCAAGGGCGGCAATGACGGTCCGGGCAAGGGCGGCAATGACGGTCCCGGCAAGGGCGGCAATGACGGCCCCGGCAAGGGCGGCAATGACGGTCCCGGCAAGGGCGGCAATGACGGTCCCGGCAAGGGCGGCAACGACGGTCCCGGCAAGGGCGGCAATGACGGTCCCGGCAAGGGCGGCAATGACGGTCCCGGCAAGGGCGGCAATGACGGTCCCGGCAAGGGCGGCAATGACGGTCCCGGCAAGGGCGGCAACGACGGTCCCGGCAAGGGCGGCAATGACGGCCCCGGCAAGGGCGGCAACGACGGTCCCGGCAAGGGCGGCAATGACGGCCCCGGCAAGGGCGGCTCTGAATCTAAGCCGGACTAA
- a CDS encoding zinc uptake transcriptional regulator protein, Fur family (KEGG: rec:RHECIAT_CH0002845 zinc uptake transcriptional regulator protein, Fur family), which yields MTTPQLTKNQSLVFDVLEKAEGPLSAYTILDKLRDHGFRAPLQVYRALEKLLEYGVVHRLESINSFVACAHPGDDCHSHGIVAFAICESCGQVTEFHDHEVDHRLMEWVRGQKFKPEKTTIEIRGLCEACAA from the coding sequence ATGACGACACCGCAATTGACCAAGAACCAGTCGCTGGTCTTCGACGTGCTCGAAAAGGCCGAAGGGCCGCTCAGCGCCTACACCATCCTCGATAAGCTGCGCGACCACGGTTTTCGCGCGCCGCTGCAGGTCTACCGGGCGCTGGAGAAGCTGCTCGAATATGGCGTGGTGCACCGGCTCGAAAGCATCAACTCGTTCGTCGCCTGCGCCCATCCGGGCGACGATTGCCACAGCCACGGCATCGTCGCCTTCGCCATTTGCGAAAGCTGTGGCCAGGTGACGGAGTTCCACGACCACGAGGTCGATCACCGACTTATGGAATGGGTGCGCGGGCAGAAGTTCAAGCCCGAAAAGACGACGATCGAGATCCGTGGGTTGTGCGAGGCCTGTGCGGCATAA
- a CDS encoding ABC-3 protein (PFAM: ABC-3 protein~KEGG: rec:RHECIAT_CH0002846 zinc uptake ABC transporter, permease protein), with amino-acid sequence MLDDFFVRAILAGVGLALTTGPLGCFIIWRRMAYFGDTIAHSALLGVALSLLFELNLTLAVFAVAALVSVLLLFLQKRQALSADALLGILSHATLAIGLVMVAFMSWVRIDLIAFLFGDILAVSTTDIALIWGGGLFVLVAMAWLWRPLLAATVNAELAEAEGLRPERARLFFMLLMAVVIAIAMKIVGIMLITSLLIIPAAAARRFSPTPEIMAVLASLIGAVAVVGGLFGSLTYDTPSGPSIVVAALILFILSLLPVRRHRAVMQGQGS; translated from the coding sequence ATGCTTGACGACTTCTTCGTGCGCGCCATTCTTGCCGGCGTTGGTCTGGCGCTGACGACAGGGCCGCTCGGCTGCTTCATCATCTGGCGGCGCATGGCCTATTTTGGCGATACGATCGCCCATTCGGCGCTGCTCGGCGTCGCACTGTCGCTGCTCTTCGAACTCAACCTGACGCTGGCTGTCTTTGCCGTTGCCGCGCTCGTGTCGGTGCTGCTGCTCTTCCTGCAGAAGCGCCAAGCGCTGTCAGCCGATGCGCTGCTTGGCATCCTCTCACATGCCACACTGGCGATCGGCCTCGTCATGGTCGCCTTCATGAGCTGGGTGAGGATCGATCTCATCGCCTTCCTGTTCGGCGATATCCTTGCCGTTTCCACGACCGACATCGCGCTAATCTGGGGTGGCGGGCTGTTCGTGCTCGTGGCAATGGCCTGGCTCTGGCGGCCGCTCCTGGCTGCGACCGTCAATGCCGAGCTCGCCGAGGCCGAGGGGCTGAGGCCGGAGCGGGCGCGGCTGTTCTTCATGCTGCTGATGGCCGTCGTCATTGCCATTGCCATGAAGATCGTCGGCATCATGCTGATCACCTCGCTGCTGATCATTCCGGCGGCTGCGGCGCGGCGCTTCTCGCCGACACCGGAAATCATGGCAGTGCTCGCTTCGCTGATTGGAGCGGTCGCCGTCGTCGGCGGGCTGTTCGGCTCGCTCACCTACGACACGCCCTCGGGCCCCTCGATCGTGGTCGCGGCGCTGATCCTCTTCATTCTCAGCCTGCTTCCGGTCAGGCGCCACCGCGCGGTCATGCAAGGACAAGGCTCATGA
- a CDS encoding ABC transporter related (PFAM: ABC transporter related~SMART: AAA ATPase~KEGG: rec:RHECIAT_CH0002847 zinc uptake ABC transporter, ATP-binding protein): MLSPAKTPAGIRAEPLVSLENVGVLRNGRWLVRGVDFSVSRGEIVTLIGPNGSGKSTSAKAAIGVLKPDQGRVERKAGLKVGYVPQKLTIDWTLPLSVRRLMTLTGPLPERDMLSALESAGIAHMLDAEVQHLSGGEFQRALMARAIARKPDLLVLDEPVQGVDFSGEIALYDLIKSIRNATGCGILLISHDLHVVMAETDTVICLNGHVCCRGTPESVSRSPEYVQLFGSRAAQTLAVYSHHHDHTHLPDGRVQHADGTVTDHCHPDDGHHAHDHSHEHDDGHDGHRHEHDHPHTHATEDRHA, from the coding sequence ATGCTCTCTCCCGCAAAGACCCCCGCTGGTATCAGGGCCGAACCGCTGGTTTCGCTTGAAAATGTCGGCGTTCTGCGCAATGGCCGCTGGCTGGTGCGCGGCGTTGACTTTTCCGTTTCGCGCGGCGAAATCGTCACGCTGATCGGGCCGAACGGCTCGGGCAAGTCGACCAGCGCCAAGGCGGCGATCGGTGTGTTGAAGCCTGATCAGGGCAGGGTGGAGCGCAAGGCCGGCCTCAAGGTCGGCTATGTTCCGCAAAAGCTCACGATCGACTGGACGCTGCCGCTTTCGGTGCGCCGGCTGATGACGCTGACCGGACCGCTGCCCGAGCGCGATATGCTCTCGGCGCTCGAATCCGCCGGTATCGCCCATATGCTCGATGCCGAGGTCCAGCATCTCTCCGGCGGCGAGTTCCAGCGGGCGCTGATGGCCCGGGCGATAGCGCGCAAGCCCGATCTGCTGGTGCTCGACGAGCCGGTGCAGGGGGTCGATTTCTCCGGTGAGATCGCCCTCTACGATCTGATCAAATCGATCCGCAATGCGACGGGCTGCGGCATCCTGCTGATTTCGCACGATCTCCACGTCGTCATGGCCGAGACCGACACGGTCATCTGCCTCAACGGCCATGTCTGCTGCCGCGGTACGCCCGAGTCGGTCAGCCGCAGCCCGGAATATGTGCAGTTGTTCGGCAGCCGGGCGGCGCAGACGCTTGCCGTCTATAGCCATCACCATGATCATACGCATCTGCCTGATGGACGCGTGCAACATGCCGACGGCACGGTGACCGACCATTGCCATCCCGATGACGGGCATCACGCGCATGACCACAGTCATGAGCACGACGATGGTCATGATGGGCACCGCCACGAACATGACCATCCGCATACCCATGCCACGGAGGACCGCCATGCTTGA